The following are encoded together in the Macadamia integrifolia cultivar HAES 741 chromosome 10, SCU_Mint_v3, whole genome shotgun sequence genome:
- the LOC122090655 gene encoding pentatricopeptide repeat-containing protein At1g06710, mitochondrial, protein MSRRGSMIVFTQLITFIPSLKSNCAYPPKFLTISRFHIFKNSLVDFHSSCRGISNFPQDDLEGLNDSDLSALDDAACSVQEKYRKKQPVSPQDFAFLEDAVHSSSRKSFDSGKFSKEAILISDEIGDNGDNFGDKTQKFLRQFREKLNDSLVIEVLELVRSPELAVKFFIWAGRQIGYSHTVRVYHALLDGLGFDKNTRVPEHFLKKIREDDKEVLGNLLNVLIRKCCRNGFWNAALEELGRLKDFGYKPSKSTYNALILLLLKADRLDTAYLVHREMVDSGFNMDGFTMGYFAQSLCKAGRWRDALRIIEEEEFEPDTVIYNKMISGLCEASLFEEAMDFLHRMRTNSCIPNVETFETLLTGCLRKRQLGRCKRILSMMITEGCYPTRSIFKYLVDAYCRSGDYIYAYKLLKKMVNCGYVPGYVVYNILIGGICGREELPSSDILELAEKAYCEMLDAGFVLNKVNVGHFSRCLCEVGKFEKAFSVIREMMAKGFIPDSSTYSKVIGFLCQASKVEKAILLFEEMKKNGIVPDVFTYTILIDSFCKADLIEPAHNLFDEMVRDGCAPNVVTYTSLIHAYLKVRKVSNANDLFERMLSEGWIPNIITYTALIDGHCKAGHIDRACQIYGRMRGNSDIPDVEMYFRSDGSNLIKPNVVTYGALVDGLCKAHKVGEALDLLEAMSKAGCEPNQIVYDALIDGFCKVGKLDEAQEIFTKMSENGYSPNVYTYSSLIDRLFKDKRLDLALKVLSKMLENACPPNVVTYTEMIDGLCKVGKADEAYKLLVMMEEKGCCPNVVSYTAMIDGFGKVGKVNMCLEVLRQMVAKGCAPNFVTYSVLIKHCCLAGLLDEAHKLLEEMKQTYWPRYVTGYRKVIEGFSREFIASLGLLNEITEGNTMPIAPTYRILIDSFCKAGRLEVALELYEEMLTSSVFSYADRNTYSSLIECLSLASKVEKAFELYADMTRRGHIPDISVFFFLIKGLVKVNKWDEALQLSDSIYHMDIYWHPREGTINQS, encoded by the coding sequence ATGAGCAGACGAGGCTCAATGATAGTCTTTACCCAATTAATAACCTTTATACCCTCCCTGAAATCTAATTGTGCTTACCCACCAAAGTTCTTGACGATCTCACGTTTTCACATATTCAAGAATTCTCTCGTAGATTTCCACAGCAGCTGCAGGGGCATCAGTAACTTTCCGCAAGATGATCTTGAAGGATTAAACGATTCAGATTTGTCGGCCCTAGATGATGCAGCTTGTTCAGTTCAAGAGAAGTACAGGAAAAAACAACCTGTTTCACCTCAAGATTTCGCCTTTTTGGAGGATGCAGTTCATAGCTCGTCGAGGAAGAGTTTTGATTCGGGTAAGTTCTCTAAGGAAGCCATACTGATATCAGATGAAATTGGAGACAATGGAGACAATTTTGGTGAcaaaacccagaaatttctTAGACAGTTCAGGGAGAAATTGAATGATTCTTTGGTAATTGAGGTGTTGGAACTTGTACGAAGCCCTGAATTGGCTGTCAAGTTTTTCATTTGGGCTGGTCGACAAATTGGGTATAGCCATACAGTTCGAGTTTACCATGCCCTGCTTGATGGATTGGGTTTTGATAAGAATACTAGAGTCCCGGaacattttcttaaaaaaattagagaggATGACAAAGAAGTTCTCGGTAATTTGCTCAATGTTTTGATCCGAAAGTGTTGCAGAAATGGGTTTTGGAATGCAGCACTTGAGGAGCTCGGGAGGCTAAAGGATTTTGGAtataaaccttcaaaatcaacatataatgCCTTAATTCTGCTTCTTCTTAAGGCCGATCGGTTGGATACAGCCTATCTTGTCCATAGGGAGATGGTTGACTCTGGTTTTAATATGGATGGGTTCACCATGGGTTACTTTGCTCAGTCCCTCTGCAAGGCTGGAAGGTGGAGAGATGCTCTCAGAATCattgaagaggaagaattcgAGCCTGATACTGTAATTTACAATAAAATGATTAGTGGGTTGTGTGAGGCTTCTCTTTTTGAGGAAGCTATGGATTTTTTGCATCGCATGAGGACCAATTCTTGTATCCCTAATGTTGAAACATTTGAAACATTGCTTACTGGATGTTTGAGGAAACGACAGCTGGGTAGGTGTAAGAGAATTCTTAGCATGATGATAACAGAAGGCTGTTATCCAACTCGTTCAATATTTAAATATCTTGTTGATGCTTATTGCCGCTCAGGTGACTACATCTATGCCTATAAGttgctcaagaagatggtgaatTGTGGTTATGTTCCAGGTTATGTGGTATACAATATCCTGATTGGAGGTATATGTGGAAGGGAGGAATTACCCAGTTCTGATATATTGGAACTTGCTGAAAAAGCTTACTGTGAGATGCTTGATGCAGGTTTTGTGTTGAATAAGGTAAATGTAGGGCATTTTTCTCGTTGTCTTTGTGAGGTTGGAAAATTTGAGAAGGCATTTTCCGTTATCCGTGAAATGATGGCGAAGGGATTCATACCTGACAGTAGTACTTACTCCAAAGTGATTGGTTTTCTCTGTCAGGCCTCCAAAGTTGAAAAGGCTATCCTTTTAtttgaagaaatgaaaaaaaatggtattgTTCCTGATGTCTTTACTTACACTATTCTGATTGATAGTTTTTGTAAAGCTGATCTCATTGAACCAGCTCATAACTTATTTGATGAAATGGTAAGAGATGGTTGTGCTCCTAATGTGGTGACATATACTTCACTGATACATGCATATCTTAAAGTGAGGAAAGTATCTAATGCGAATGATCTTTTTGAGAGGATGCTATCAGAGGGTTGGATTCCAAACATCATTACGTACACAGCTCTGATTGATGGTCATTGTAAGGCTGGGCACATTGATAGGGCTTGCCAAATTTATGGAAGAATGAGGGGTAATTCTGATATTCCAGATGTAGAAATGTACTTTAGAAGTGATGGTAGCAATCTCATTAAACCGAATGTTGTCACTTATGGAGCTTTGGTTGATGGTCTATGCAAGGCCCACAAAGTGGGTGAGGCTCTTGACTTACTAGAAGCAATGTCAAAGGCAGGTTGTGAGCCTAATCAAATTGTATATGATGCTCTTATTGATGGCTTTTGCAAGGTTGGGAAGCTAGATGAAGCACAAGAGATCTTTACAAAGATGTCAGAAAATGGGTACAGTCCAAATGTTTACACTTATAGCTCTCTAATTGATAGGTTATTTAAGGATAAACGACTAGATCTTGCCTTGAAGGTCTTATCTAAGATGCTAGAAAATGCCTGTCCTCCAAATGTGGTTACCTACACAGAAATGATTGATGGTCTTTGTAAAGTTGGGAAGGCCGATGAGGCTTATAAACTTCTGGTGATGATGGAAGAGAAGGGTTGTTGTCCCAACGTTGTGAGTTATACTGCAATGATAGATGGCTTTGGCAAAGTGGGTAAAGTTAACATGTGCCTTGAAGTCTTGAGACAGATGGTTGCTAAGGGTTGTGCTCCAAACTTTGTCACATATAGTGTGTTGATAAAACATTGTTGTCTGGCAGGTCTTTTGGATGAAGCTCACAAACTTCTAGAGGAGATGAAACAAACCTATTGGCCAAGATATGTAACAGGCTATCGCAAAGTCATTGAAGGGTTCAGCAGAGAGTTTATAGCCTCACTTGGCCTCCTAAATGAGATTACAGAGGGCAATACAATGCCAATTGCTCCAACTTACAGAATTTTGATTGATAGCTTTTGTAAGGCAGGGAGATTAGAGGTAGCGTTGGAATTATATGAAGAGATGCTGACATCTTCAGTATTTTCATATGCTGACAGGAACACTTATTCTTCTTTGATAGAGTGCCTCTCCCTTGCGTCGAAGGTTGAGAAAGCTTTTGAATTGTATGCAGATATGACAAGGAGAGGTCACATTCCAGATATAAGtgtcttctttttccttattaaGGGTCTCGTTAAGGTTAACAAGTGGGATGAAGCACTTCAACTTTCTGATAGCATATATCACATG